A genomic stretch from Arachis stenosperma cultivar V10309 chromosome 3, arast.V10309.gnm1.PFL2, whole genome shotgun sequence includes:
- the LOC130968869 gene encoding probable serine/threonine-protein kinase PBL7, which produces MNCFCLSGKSSKKKLETDDYTHTQKPSNLSPSDKVKVELKPNVKKEDTPKSDQLAQDVRNLNMKQEVSIEGEDSGSRAEIFTFDELTAATRNFALDCFLGEGGFGKVYKGYLQRIDQVVAIKQLDPNGLQGVREFAAEVLTLSKADHPNLVKLIGFCTDGDQRLLVYEYMPLGSLEHHLLDLPPGKKPLDWNTRMQIAAGAARGLEYLHDKMKPPIIYRDLKCSNILLGEGYHPKLSDFGLAKVGPSGDKTHVSTRVMGTYGYCAPDYAMTGQLTFKSDIYSFGVVLLELITGRKAIDHTKSGKEQNLVAWARPLFRDRRKFSQMVDPLLEGKYPVRGLYQALAIAAMCVQEQPNMRPVIVDVVTALNYLASQKYDPQIPPVQGSRRGPNSPKARRDDDGNENESEKSVN; this is translated from the exons ATGAATTGCTTTTGTTTGTCAGGGAAATCAAGCAAGAAGAAGCTTGAGACTGATGATTATACCCACACTCAAAAACCCTCCAATCTCTCTCCTTCAG ATAAGGTCAAAGTTGAATTGAAACCAAATGTTAAGAAAGAAGATACTCCAAAGAGTGATCAACTTGCTCAGGATGTGAGGAATTTGAATATGAAACAGGAAGTTTCCATTGAAGGAGAAGACAGCGGTAGTCGGGCAGAGATATTCACTTTCGACGAACTTACTGCTGCGACCAGAAATTTTGCATTGGATTGCTTTTTGGGCGAAGGAGGGTTCGGCAAGGTCTACAAAGGATACTTGCAGAGAATAGACCAG GTTGTAGCTATTAAGCAATTAGACCCTAATGGACTTCAAGGAGTTCGGGAATTTGCCGCCGAAGTGTTGACACTGAGTAAGGCAGACCACCCTAATCTGGTCAAGCTGATTGGGTTTTGTACTGATGGAGATCAGAGGCTGTTGGTTTACGAGTATATGCCGTTGGGATCGCTTGAGCATCATTTGCTAG ACCTTCCGCCCGGTAAAAAACCACTTGATTGGAATACAAGAATGCAAATAGCAGCCGGTGCAGCTAGGGGGTTGGAGTATTTGCACGATAAAATGAAGCCTCCCATCATATATCGTGACTTGAAATGCTCTAACATTTTGTTAGGTGAGGGGTATCATCCCAAGTTATCTGATTTCGGGTTGGCAAAAGTAGGCCCGAGTGGTGACAAGACACATGTTTCAACAAGGGTGATGGGTACATACGGGTATTGCGCCCCGGATTATGCGATGACAGGTCAGTTGACATTCAAGTCAGATATTTACAGCTTCGGGGTTGTTCTTTTGGAACTCATCACGGGCAGGAAGGCCATTGATCATACGAAATCCGGCAAAGAACAAAATCTGGTTGCTTGG GCAAGACCGTTATTTAGAGACCGGAGGAAGTTCTCACAAATGGTCGATCCTTTGCTTGAAGGGAAATACCCCGTGAGAGGTTTATACCAAGCTCTTGCTATCGCGGCGATGTGTGTTCAAGAGCAGCCTAACATGCGGCCGGTTATAGTTGACGTCGTCACAGCTCTGAACTACCTCGCATCGCAGAAGTATGATCCTCAAATTCCTCCTGTACAGGGCTCTAGAAGAGGTCCGAATTCTCCGAAAGCGAGAAGGGATGATGACGGTAATGAGAATGAGTCAGAGAAATCTGTAAACTAG
- the LOC130968868 gene encoding uncharacterized protein LOC130968868 codes for MPSSFRQRFITWFILVMILLYILYSSNLFLFTGNKKNCPTAVRNLEDENATDERVLEIANNISTTITATVEDTVVHDEVKKEKEEVVVPVVVERQEEEDEEEIPIEQLSQRDDTELKHIVFGIAASSNLWNIRKEYIKVWWKPNQTRGVVWLDEKVKTNPSEGLPQVRVSADTSEFKYTNKQGMRSALRISRVVTETLKLGMKDVRWFMMGDDDTVFVVDNLVRVLSKYDHTQFYYVGSTSESHVQNIFFSYAMAYGGGGFAISYPLARELAKMQDRCMQRYPALYGSDDRMQACMAELGVPVTKEAGFHQYDVYGDLLGLLGAHPVTPLVTLHHLDIVQPIFPSMNRVESLRHLMKAVKQDSASIMQQSICFDNKRYWSISVSWGYVVQVLRGVMSPRELEMPTRTFLNWYRRADYTGYSFNTRPFSKNACQKPFIYYMNRTRYDPVRKRIIGTYSRLRSRSLECKWEMESPEKINTIIVSKRPDPLRWQRSPRRDCCRVQPSRKKSTMRLWVGRCREGEASELLI; via the exons ATGCCCTCTTCTTTCAGGCAACGCTTCATCACTTGGTTCATCCTTGTCATGATTTTACTATACATCCTATATTCTTCCAATCTTTTCCTCTTCACAGGCAACAAGAAAAATTGTCCCACGGCGGTGCGAAATTTAGAAGATGAAAACGCCACGGATGAACGTGTACTTGAGATTGCTAATAACATTTCCACAACTATAACTGCTACGGTTGAAGATACTGTTGTTCATGATGAAgtgaaaaaagagaaggaagaggtggtggtACCTGTGGTGGTGGAAcgacaagaagaggaagatgaagaagagATACCCATTGAACAGTTATCCCAAAGAGATGACACAGAGCTTAAGCACATTGTTTTTGGGATAGCGGCATCATCAAATTTGTGGAACATAAGGAAGGAATACATCAAGGTGTGGTGGAAGCCTAATCAAACAAGAGGGGTGGTGTGGTTGGATGAAAAAGTGAAGACAAATCCAAGCGAAGGGTTACCACAGGTTCGGGTTTCAGCGGATACATCAGAATTCAAATACACGAATAAACAGGGAATGAGATCTGCATTGAGGATTTCAAGGGTGGTAACGGAGACGCTGAAGCTTGGGATGAAGGATGTGAGATGGTTCATGATGGGAGACGATGACACAGTGTTTGTGGTTGATAACTTGGTTAGGGTTCTGTCCAAGTACGACCACACACAGTTCTATTATGTTGGAAGCACATCCGAAAGCCACGTCCAGAACATATTTTTCTCGTATGCAATGGCATATGGTGGAGGAGGATTCGCTATAAGCTATCCATTGGCTAGGGAGCTTGCAAAGATGCAAGATCGTTGCATGCAGAGATACCCTGCATTATATGGCAGTGATGACAGAATGCAAGCATGCATGGCTGAGCTAGGTGTCCCAGTAACCAAGGAAGCTGGCTTTCACCAG TATGATGTGTATGGGGACCTGTTAGGACTTCTAGGGGCACATCCTGTGACCCCACTAGTGACATTGCACCACCTCGATATAGTGCAGCCAATATTCCCAAGCATGAATCGAGTGGAATCACTACGACACCTAATGAAAGCCGTGAAGCAAGACTCGGCTAGCATAATGCAACAATCAATCTGCTTTGACAATAAAAGGTATTGGTCCATTTCAGTTTCATGGGGATATGTCGTTCAGGTTCTCAGGGGAGTCATGTCCCCTCGAGAGCTAGAGATGCCGACTCGGACCTTCCTGAATTGGTACAGAAGAGCTGATTACACTGGATATTCATTCAACACAAGGCCTTTCAGCAAAAACGCATGTCAGAAACCTTTTATTTACTACATGAACAGAACTCGATATGATCCAGTCAGAAAGAGAATTATTGGCACTTATTCTCGCTTGAGATCCAGGAGTCTTGAGTGCAAGTGGGAGATGGAGTCACCAGAGAAAATCAATACCATCATTGTTTCAAAAAGGCCAGATCCTCTCCGCTGGCAACGG TCTCCAAGGAGGGACTGTTGTAGAGTCCAGCCATCACGCAAGAAGTCAACTATGCGCCTATGGGTTGGACGTTGTCGAGAAGGAGAGGCCAGTGAGTTGCTTATTTAA